From a single Nicotiana tomentosiformis chromosome 2, ASM39032v3, whole genome shotgun sequence genomic region:
- the LOC104085581 gene encoding auxin-induced protein 22E-like, translating into METENDLNLKATELRLGLPGTELEPCTSLAAKISKKRCLSEMDNSLNINHDQQDSSPAPKAQIVGWPPVRSYRKNIIKAEKLDTDVSSGMYVKVSMDGAPYLRKIDLRVYKSYQELFKFLDNLFKHPTGIYSENKGYTSGSDYVPTYEDKDGDWMLVGDVPWDMFSNSCKRLRIMKGSEAKGLACLL; encoded by the exons ATGGAAACAGAAAATGATCTAAATCTGAAGGCAACTGAGCTAAGACTAGGTTTGCCTGGTACAGAACTAGAGCCTTGTACTAGTCTTGCTGCTAAAATAAGCAAAAAAAGATGTTTATCAGAGATGGATAACTCTTTAAACATAAACCATGATCAGCAAGATTCCTCCCCTGCACCAAA AGCACAAATTGTTGGTTGGCCACCAGTAAGATCTTACAGAAAAAATATTATCAAAGCCGAGAAATTAGACACTGATGTCTCCTCAGGGATGTATGTGAAAGTTAGCATGGATGGAGCACCCTACCTTAGGAAAATTGACCTTAGGGTTTACAAAAGTTACCAAGAGTTATTCAAGTTTTTGGACAACCTGTTCAAGCACCCCACTG GTATATACTCGGAAAATAAAGGATACACTAGTGGATCTGATTATGTACCAACTTATGAAGACAAAGATGGTGATTGGATGCTCGTTGGAGATGTACCATGGGATATGTTCAGTAATTCTTGCAAAAGGCTTAGAATCATGAAAGGGTCTGAAGCTAAAGGTTTGGCATGCCTATTATAG